CCTTTCCCCTTCTCCATTCAGATTGTTGTATCACCTCTATCCGACATTTTtcttaaatcattttttaaattttaatataattataaattaaaaaaaaatgtctttctaAAATAGTATGCGTTCGACTGCGTAAATTTAGTTTAGAAATAGTTTAAGGTTAAAAAAATGGAGTGTTCTCTTCAGAGTAAAAAATGTTGTGATAATTACATTTTGTCTAAGAATGAACATATAAGAACAATTACTGTAGAATTACACTGCTATATGAGACGTCGTTTTGGGATAATCTTTATAAAGATTAACCGACTTATCTGTTTCTATACCATTGGTGAATGATACTGCCAATGTAACGTCGTATATCaaagttaaattaaattttaGTCCCACTTTTACGATAAACCCACTAATTACAATGTTAGTTTAAGAGAAGAATTGAACATTATTGTAATGGAGTTTGACTTAAATAGTCTATGTGTTAGAActttaatgtaatttcgtttgACTTCCCTAATCTATGTACGTAACAGAGTTTTTGTTACATAGAACTTCAATGTAATTTGGTCTGACTTTCCTTATCTATGTATGTAACAGAGTTTTTGTCGTCACTCTCGTCCTCAGCTATTAACGTCTTTTTGAAATCTGTTGTTTCTACACTTTGATTTATCAACACAGAGTTTTCATCTGacgagttatttccctttacttCGTACTCTGTTCCATCGTACACATGTGTTTCGTTGTTCATTAAATGGTTGACGGGGCTTTCAGGCGTGACACCATTACCGCTTACGCAATTTGATGTTTCAGTCAACACCCTGTGACTTAAACTTCCAGTTTTCGGATTCATTTCTACGTTCGTTTCTTTAATTTTAGCCTTAGCTTTTATTCTATCAAAATTACTTTGCTCCTCGATCATAGACTTGTTTGCTCCGCTCGCATTAATTTTGCATTTAAAGGCTTCTCTGAAACCTTTACGGAAGTGCTCGCTTAGAAAAGCATACAAAATTGGATTCAGCATGCTGTTTGCGAACGTCATTACTGTCATTAAATTGAAAAGTAGAATTTTCCAGTGCGCTAGTTTTTCTGGACCTTGTTTTAGAGTTAAATGTACCTGAAATATCCAGTAAGGCAACCAGCAAATAACATACACAGAAATAACAGTTAGTACCATTTTTGTCACTTTCTTAGACTTTTTTCTTCGTTCTGATGATTTTTGCTGATTTGCAGGGCCAAGATTTTGTATTCTAATTATAACAagaatgtaaaatattgaaaccaAAGATACGGGTACTGCAAATCCAAGCATAAATGTATACCAAGTATAAGCTTTCTCCGGTGGAACTATCTGATTTCTTGGCCAAGAAATAGTGCATGACAGTTTATCCTTGTACAAAAAGCTAGGAACTGTATTGGCGTATAAAATGATGGGTAACATCACTAATACAGATATTGCCCAGATTCCTAAAATAGCAAGCATCGAATTCATTGGTGTTCTAAATCTTTGTGAGGCAACGGCGTGACAAACTGCTAGGTATCTATCGGCACTTAAGGCGGTCAGTGTGAAAATACCCGTGAATAAGTTTATAGAATACATTATGTTGTATACCTTGCACATTGCTGGTCCAAAAAGCCAGAATCGCAGCCATGTTGTCGTCATTAGCAACGGCATGCTTATTAGAAATATAAAATCAGATATAGCTAAGTTGACAATGTACATGTTAGTAACAGTTTTCATGTTGGATGAACGCAGAATGACGTATATAACAAGTGCATTTCCGAAGAGTCCACAGGCACAAATGATTCCATAGCAAGTTACTAATGATACGGATATACCTATGTTAAATGGCGGTAACGTAAAGTTGTTATGGCTTTCGTCAGTTAGATTATCAAAAATGCAGCTAGAATTATTCATCATTCCTGTTTGTAAAATTCTGCTTACAACCATCTAGAATAAGCCAGATTCGCTAAAACTTGATAGAATcagatattgttttgttttataaaaaaccCTACCTTAGAATTAGAAATCTACATCCAATGAATTATCCATGACAACATGCAATACTGTTTGTTCAAATTAAAATTAGTTTAGTAACACGATATAGTTGTTGAACTGACTGCTGTTTTCGTTGTCTACTCTATGACCACTAGAGAGTTTGAATGTCTTAGTTATAATGACTATAGACAGAACTTCTATCTCTCTGCAGCTTCAACAATCGATAAAATATCCTCCAATAATAGTACTTGTCTCAAATCACATCTACCAATGACGATACTTGTTTTTGATTGAGTCGTACTTCTCCCTTAATTTGACGATCAGATTACAACTCGTAGGAGTTCTCTCACCTGTTTTCGTTTTTGACAGGTGTGATTTTCCGGATTGAAATGTGAAACTTGTATCTGGTGACATCTTTTCCAATCATATCATCTGCCAATATCCTATAATTTTCTCACTCATTAAGAACTTTTTATAATGTAATATTGCTATTAGCAGCAGATAAAGATAAATGGATTAACATCAGCTATTGATACAACATGCTGTTTCTTTatttcaaactttatatttttcaaagTAATTAGGATGCGtcgttttctttcttttatatttcatAGTCGTGTTGTAGTTTTAGACTAAAGTCATTAGTGTTGTAGATTGCAGGTCTAAAAAGGAAATATGCAAAACTTCATTCGGCAAACTTCGACAGATTTCGATTCGCTACATGTTCAATCTGCTGATGTGTGTATAATGTATAAGAAAGTAATTTTGAAAGGATGACAGCAATATATGAAAGTGTAAATCGCTAAATGATTATAAATGATTACAATGCGGTACGTTTTGGTATACGTCAATGAGGGATCAACACGATGAAAGAAGTGCCTAGCTCTAAATTGACCAAAGTATATACAGTTATGACTGAAATAAAAGGAGTTCATCAATAATCTGCAA
This genomic window from Mytilus galloprovincialis chromosome 9, xbMytGall1.hap1.1, whole genome shotgun sequence contains:
- the LOC143046382 gene encoding somatostatin receptor type 2-like gives rise to the protein MVVSRILQTGMMNNSSCIFDNLTDESHNNFTLPPFNIGISVSLVTCYGIICACGLFGNALVIYVILRSSNMKTVTNMYIVNLAISDFIFLISMPLLMTTTWLRFWLFGPAMCKVYNIMYSINLFTGIFTLTALSADRYLAVCHAVASQRFRTPMNSMLAILGIWAISVLVMLPIILYANTVPSFLYKDKLSCTISWPRNQIVPPEKAYTWYTFMLGFAVPVSLVSIFYILVIIRIQNLGPANQQKSSERRKKSKKVTKMVLTVISVYVICWLPYWIFQVHLTLKQGPEKLAHWKILLFNLMTVMTFANSMLNPILYAFLSEHFRKGFREAFKCKINASGANKSMIEEQSNFDRIKAKAKIKETNVEMNPKTGSLSHRVLTETSNCVSGNGVTPESPVNHLMNNETHVYDGTEYEVKGNNSSDENSVLINQSVETTDFKKTLIAEDESDDKNSVTYIDKESQTKLH